The stretch of DNA GAGTTCTTTCAGCAATTTTCCATTTTGCAAATGGTTTATGGTCGTTTTGTGTGAGCTGGGGAATCGCAGTATCGCCACGTTCGCAACGCATTGTTACATACGCAACGTTACTTGTATTTTTAGCTTTATCGTATGTCGGATTAAGCGCTATCTTTGCGTTTGTATAAAACCCGGCAATGAATGGAGTTTTGTCAGATAGATAGAAGGCAGGACTGAAAAGGGAGTGGACCTCACAATGAGTAAAGGTAAAGTTATCGTAGTCGGCGGCGGCTTGGCCGGTTTGATGGCTACGATTAAAGCAGCGGAGGCAGGTACGCCTGTCGAGTTATTTTCGCTCGTCCCGGTAAAGCGTTCTCATTCCGTTTGTGCGCAGGGCGGCATTAATGGAGCGGTTAATACAAAAGGGGAAGGCGATTCCCCGTGGGTACATTTTGATGACACCATTTATGGAGGCGATTTCTTAGCGAATCAGCCGCCGGTAAAAGCGATGGCAGAAGCGGCACCAGGCATTATTCATTTGCTTGACCGTATGGGCGTTATGTTTAACCGGACACCGGAAGGTCTTCTTGATTTCCGACGTTTCGGAGGCACACAGCATCACCGTACCGCTTTTGCAGGTGCCACTACAGGCCAGCAGCTGCTGTATGCGCTGGATGAGCAGGTGCGCCGCTTTGAAGTAGCAGGTCTTGTGACAAAATATGAAGGCTGGGAATTTCTCGGCGCCGTAATTGATGACGAAGGAATTTGCCGTGGGATTGTTGGGCAAAACCTGGCAACGATGGAAATTCAATCGTTTCCAGCAGATGCGGTTATTATGGCAACAGGTGGCCCTGGTATTATCTTTGGTAAGTCTACAAACTCGATTATCAACACAGGCTCAGCTGCATCAATTGTGTATCAGCAGGGCGTTCATTATGCAAATGGCGAGTTCATTCAAATTCACCCAACAGCGATTCCAGGCGATGACAAACTTCGCCTAATGAGTGAATCGGCGCGTGGTGAGGGTGGACGCGTTTGGACATATAAAGATGGGAAGCCTTGGTACTTCCTGGAAGAGAAGTATCCAGCTTATGGAAACCTGGTACCGCGGGATATTGCAACACGTGAAATCTTTGACGTTTGCGTAAACCAAAAACTAGGTATCAATGGTGAAAACATGGTATACCTGGATCTGTCTCATAAAGACCCACACGAACTAGACATCAAGTTGGGCGGAATTATCGAAATCTATGAAAAGTTCATGGGTGATGATCCGCGTAAAGTACCGATGAAAATCTTCCCTGCTGTTCATTACTCTATGGGCGGACTATGGGTTGATTATGACCAGCAGACAAACATTCCAGGTCTTTTTGCAGCTGGTGAGTGTGACTATTCACAGCACGGTGCAAACCGTCTTGGGGCGAATTCTCTCCTTTCCGCTATTTATGGCGGTATGGTAGCAGGACCAAACGCAGTACGGTACATTAACGGGCTAGAGAAAAGTGCCGAGGCCGTTTCTTCGTCTGTTTTCGACAATCATGTGAAGCAGGAACAGGTAAAATGGAACGATGTCATGTCCTTAAACAAAGGATCTGAAAATGCCTATGTTCTTCACAAGGAATTGGGCGAATGGATGACCGCTAATGTGACCGTTGTTCGATATAATGATAAGTTGCAGCAGACAGACGATAAAATTGTTGAGTTGATGGAACGCTATAAAAACATCGACATTAACGATACAGCCAAGTGGAGCAATCAGGGTGCGATGTTTACCCGCCAGTTGAAAAACATGCTTCATTTAGCACGCGTCATGACGATTGGTGCTTTGAACCGGAACGAAAGCCGAGGAGCACACTACAAGCCGGACTTCCCGGATCGTAATGACGAGGAATTTATGAAAACAACGATGGCCACGTTCACAGGTGAAAACACGGCGCCTTCTTTCCATTACGAAGACATCGATGTATCGCTCATTCCGCCTCGTAAACGGGACTACTCGAAGAAGAAGGAGGAGAAATAATGAGTGAGCAAAAAACAGTTCGATTTCTCATCACACGTCAAGATGCCGCTGATTCTACTCCTTATGAGGAAGAGTTCGAAATACCCTACCGTCCGAATATGAACGTGATTTCCGCCCTAATGGAAATCCGTCGTAATCCGGTAAATAAAAAAGGTGAAAAAACAACACCGATTACCTGGGACATGAACTGTCTTGAGGAAGTATGCGGCGCTTGCTCTATGAATATCAATGGCAAGCCGCGGCAGTCTTGTACAGCTCTGGTTGACCAATTGGAGCAGCCGATTCGCCTGGCTCCAATGAATACGTTCCCGGTTGTCCGTGACCTTCAGGTAGACCGCAGCCGTATGTTTGATTCATTAAAGCGTGTTAAAGCGTGGGTGCCAATTGATGGAACGTACGATTTAGGGCCTGGACCGCGTATGCCGGAACGGAAGCGCCAATGGGCATATGAACTGTCCAAATGTATGACATGCGGTGTATGCTTAGAAGCTTGTCCGAATGTAAACAGCAAATCAAACTTTATCGGTCCGCAGCCATTATCACAGGTTCGTTTGTTTAATGCACATCCAACTGGTGCTATGAACCGTGATGAGCGCCTCGAAACGATTATGGGAGACGGAGGACTTGCCAACTGCGGTAACTCACAAAACTGTGTTCAGTCCTGCCCGAAAGGCATTCCGTTAACGACATCGATCGCTGCGTTAAACCGTGAAACTACATTCCAGTCGTTCCGTAATTTCTTCGGAAGCGACCACGCAGTAGATTAATAGAAAACCTCCAGCTTATGCTGGAGGTTTTTTGCGCGGAAAGATACCATGACCGTTGTCGGTCAATGAAAGCAACTGCGTATGTGAGGCTCTGAAAGAATAGGCATGTCTCGGTCATACACCCGCCGTATCTATATGTTCTGGAAAAGGTCTCGTTTGCTTTTTGCAGGCGGGCGGCTCCAAAAAACCAATCGTGGACCTCATTACAGCTGTAACAGCTGATTTATAAGTAACTATAGGGAAAGGTGTTCTATCGTAATGAACTAAAATGTAAGTAGCTTCCCTTGTCACTTTCCCGGTGGTTTTTATGGCAAAAAAGTAACGTGATGATGCCCTTGATAAAACCTATGGCCGGTCTGTTTCTTTTACCAATAATACAAAAGAGCTTCTTATGTAAAACCAATTACGTATAGCGAGCATATGATAAGGGTAGTGGCGGCTAACCGACACAGGCTGCTCTTTGAAAGGGTGACGTTGTTTGTGGCAGCTCTGATTTTGACGAAACGCGAAAAAGACGTATTCAAGAGACTGGTTGACGGAAAATCTACACACGACATTGCAGAAGAATTGGGAATCAGTGAAAAAACGGTCCGGAACCATATTTCAAATGGCATTCAAAAGCTGGGCGTCAAAGGACGGGCGCAAGCCATTGTAGAATTGCTTCGGATCGGGGAGCTTACGTTATAAAGCTAAAGCCGTGCCGGGAAGGGCGCGGCTTTTCCCTTGCTTGCATTTTGTTTGAAAAAAAGCGAAAATAAAAAAGAATGGCATATTGTTTTACATATGAAAGGGTGCAAAAACATGTCTCTCACACAAAGCAGTTCGGGAGAAGCGGTCGCCGATATTGAACGGAACCTGCGTCATATTGACAGCATTATCAAGCAAAAAGGCCGTGAAATTTTAAATGATTATATGATTACGCCGCCACAATTTATTGCCTTGCATTCATTATATGAAAAAGGGGATACAACTATTGGCGATCTTTCTTCAAGAATGTTTTTGGCATGCAGCACGACAACGGATTTAATTAACCGAATGGAAAAAGCATCCCTTGTTGCGCGCGTCCGGGACACAAAAGACCGGCGCATTGTCCGGATTCATCTTCTAGAAGAAGGCGAAAAAATTATTAAAGAAGTTATTAAAAGGCGCCGCCAATATGTGGAGGATGTGCTGGATAACTTTTCGGAGGAAGAAACAGCGCAATTAAATGCCCTTTTAAGTAAAATGCACATTGAAATGAAAGTGGAATGAGGCGTCGGTGTTGAACAGACCAATTGGAGTAATTGATTCAGGTGTCGGCGGGCTGACGGTTGCAAAAGAAATGATGCGCCAGCTGCCTAAAGAAACCATTTATTATATAGGGGATACAGCGCGCTGTCCGTACGGCCCGCGGCTGCCCGGAGAGGTACGGCAGTTTACTTGGGAAATGACCCGTTTTTTAGAGCGGTATGATATGAAAATGCTGGTGATTGCCTGCAACACGGCTACCGCCGTTGTGTTAGATGAAATCAAACGCCAGCTTCCTATTCCGGTTGTCGGTGTTATTCAGCCAGGCTCCCGCGCGGCTATTAAACAAACCAAGAATCGTCGCATTGCTGTGCTTGGAACCGACGGCACGGTGAAAAGCAAAGCTTATGAAAAAGCTATTGCTGCTATTGATCCGGGAGCAGAAGTGTATGCTCTTGCTTGTCCGGGATTTGTCCCGCTTGTTGAAAGTGGAAAATATCGCAGTGAGCGAGCCAAACAGGTGGTGGCCCATACACTTGAACCGCTAAAAGAAACGCCTTCTGATACGGTTATACTTGGCTGCACACACTATCCTCTCTTGGAACCGATTATTGCGGATTTTATGGGGGAAGAGGTGTCAGTCATTAGTTCTGGTGATGAAACCGCCCGTGAAGTCAGTGCGATTTTAGAGTTTAATGAGATGCTTTCAGATAGCGAACAGGCGGATCACCGTTTTTTTACAACCGGAAGTGTCCGGGCTTTTAACGCGATTGCAGCAGACTGGCTTGGGGATGTTCCATTAAATACGAAAAAAATTCAGCTGGCATAAATGCCGGCTTTTTTTCATTTGTCTGCATATATTTGTATGAATGCAAATGAAAGGGGCGGTTTAAGTGCAGAAAAAATGTGGCTTGCTGTTGCTGCTTATACTGTCAGGCTGTTCAGCGGAACCAGAGGAAGGACTGCCGGTGAAAGTGGTGTATACCGAAGAAGAGGGAGACAAGCCGGTCGCAGCAGAAGAAAAAGTGATGGCAGAATTGTATGTGGTGGACGAAAATGGACTTCTTGTTCCTCAAATAGCGGCAGTCGAAGGGAACGGGCAGGAAGAGCAAGCTGCGCTTATCGCGCTGGCGGAAGGGAACATTCCAGCCGGCTTCCGTTCTCCATTGCCTGAAGGAACCGTTATTCAAGATGTCGAGCTCGATGGGAAAACAGCCATCGTAAGTGTGGGGGGCGCTTTTGCTAATTATCCGGCAGAGGAAGAGGAACTTGTCGCATCAGCGATTACGTGGACGGTTACCGGAATGGGCCAGGCAGATCGCGTTCAAATTAAATTTAACGGCGAAACACTAGAGTCCATGCCAAAAGCAGGACTGCCGATTGCAGCCGGAGGCATGAAGCGGGAAGATGGCATCAACTTAAAAGCGGGCTATACCGATCCTGGAGCAACAAAACCGATTACCGTGTATTTTACCGGGCAAAATGAACAGGGACCTTATTTAGTGCCGGTTACCCGCCGTATTTCAGAGGATGAAACAGACCTTATTGCTGCTTCGGTAAAAGAGCTGGCGAAAGGACCTGCAGCAGGCAGCGGGCTTATGACAAGCTGGCCGGCTGATACAAAGCTGACAAAAGAACCAGAAGTAGAAGATGGACGGGCTGTTCTTCAGTTTAACGAAGCCGTTTTGGAAAACAACGGAGAAGCTCTTGTTTCAAGCAGTCTGCTAAAGCCGTTATCACTTACGCTGGCTGCTACTGCCCAAATTGAAAGTATAGGGGTTGAGGTGGAAGGCCATCCAGAGGTGAAAATGGAAACAGGGGCTCCTCTGCCGGCTTCCTTGACGACTCCTTTATTTGTGAATGAAGAAAGTCTTCCATCTGCCGAATGAATATTTGACAGACACGTATAATTTTTGGAAAATGGACAGCGGAAGCAGGAAAAAAACGGAGGAATGTATATGCGCACAGATGGACGGACAGAAAAAGAACTTCGGCCGGTTGACATTCAAACCAGCTTTTTAACACATCCGGAAGGGTCCGTGCTGATTTCAGTTGGAAATACAAAAGTAATTTGCACCGCGACGATTGAAGACCGGGTTCCGCCTTTTATGAGAGGGAGCGGAAAAGGCTGGGTTACAGCAGAATACGCGATGATTCCGCGAGCGACCGGCCAGCGCAACATGAGGGAATCAACAAAAGGAAAAGTAACCGGACGGACGATGGAGATTCAGCGGCTGATCGGCCGGGCGCTGCGCGCAGTCGTAGACCTTGATGTTATTGGAGAGCGCACTGTCTGGATCGACTGCGATGTGATTCAGGCAGACGGCGGAACCCGGACTGCAGCCATTACAGGCGCGTTCGTAGCCATGACCCTGGCTCTGCATGATTTGGCGATCGAAAAGGAGTTTTCCGTTTATCCGATTACGGATTTTCTTGCGGCCACAAGTGTCGGCATTGTCAAGGAGCATGGAGTTGTTGTAGATTTAAATTATGAAGAAGACAGCACTGCAGAAGTAGATATGAATGTCGTCATGACAGGGACCGGGAAATTTGTGGAAGTACAGGGAACAGGAGAGGAAGCCACTTTCTCTATGAACGAGCTTCAAGAAATGCTTCAAGCAGCACAAAGCGGCCTGGAAACGTTATTTGATATTCAAGCAGAGGCGCTGGGCGTTGCAGCAGAGTTGATCTACGAAAGGAAGTCAGTCAATGAATGAAGTCATCGTGGCTACGCGTAATGCTGGTAAAGCAAAGGAATTTATTCGCATGTTTGAGCCTGTCGGCATCACAGTGAAAACACTGCTTGATTATCCCGATCTTCCGGATGTAGAGGAGACAGGCAAAACCTTTGCAGAAAATGCCTTTTTAAAAGCTGATTTTGCCGCCCGGTCAACAGGCCGGCCGGCGATTGCTGACGATTCAGGCTTGATCATTGATGCGCTTGATGGACGTCCGGGCGTGTATTCAGCACGGTATGCCGGAGAAGAAAAAAACGATCAGGCGAACAATGACAAAGTACGGGCCGAAATGAAAGACGTACCGAGAGAAGACCGGACCGGCCGTTTTATGTGTGTGCTCGCTGTAGCGTTTCCGGATGGGCGTGACCCGATTTATGCAGAAGGGCGCTGTGAAGGAATCATTGGTTTTGAAGAAGCGGGCCAGCATGGATTCGGGTATGATCCATTGTTTATTCCGGAAGGGTACAATGTGACAATGGCACAGCTTGATCCGGAAGAAAAAAACCGAATCAGCCACCGTGCAAATGCCCTTGAGTCATTACGGGCACAGCTGCCGGAATTGGCAGGTGAACCGGAATGAAGATGCTTGTCGTAAGTGATAACC from Domibacillus sp. DTU_2020_1001157_1_SI_ALB_TIR_016 encodes:
- the sdhA gene encoding succinate dehydrogenase flavoprotein subunit, translating into MSKGKVIVVGGGLAGLMATIKAAEAGTPVELFSLVPVKRSHSVCAQGGINGAVNTKGEGDSPWVHFDDTIYGGDFLANQPPVKAMAEAAPGIIHLLDRMGVMFNRTPEGLLDFRRFGGTQHHRTAFAGATTGQQLLYALDEQVRRFEVAGLVTKYEGWEFLGAVIDDEGICRGIVGQNLATMEIQSFPADAVIMATGGPGIIFGKSTNSIINTGSAASIVYQQGVHYANGEFIQIHPTAIPGDDKLRLMSESARGEGGRVWTYKDGKPWYFLEEKYPAYGNLVPRDIATREIFDVCVNQKLGINGENMVYLDLSHKDPHELDIKLGGIIEIYEKFMGDDPRKVPMKIFPAVHYSMGGLWVDYDQQTNIPGLFAAGECDYSQHGANRLGANSLLSAIYGGMVAGPNAVRYINGLEKSAEAVSSSVFDNHVKQEQVKWNDVMSLNKGSENAYVLHKELGEWMTANVTVVRYNDKLQQTDDKIVELMERYKNIDINDTAKWSNQGAMFTRQLKNMLHLARVMTIGALNRNESRGAHYKPDFPDRNDEEFMKTTMATFTGENTAPSFHYEDIDVSLIPPRKRDYSKKKEEK
- the sdhB gene encoding succinate dehydrogenase iron-sulfur subunit gives rise to the protein MSEQKTVRFLITRQDAADSTPYEEEFEIPYRPNMNVISALMEIRRNPVNKKGEKTTPITWDMNCLEEVCGACSMNINGKPRQSCTALVDQLEQPIRLAPMNTFPVVRDLQVDRSRMFDSLKRVKAWVPIDGTYDLGPGPRMPERKRQWAYELSKCMTCGVCLEACPNVNSKSNFIGPQPLSQVRLFNAHPTGAMNRDERLETIMGDGGLANCGNSQNCVQSCPKGIPLTTSIAALNRETTFQSFRNFFGSDHAVD
- a CDS encoding helix-turn-helix domain-containing protein gives rise to the protein MTLFVAALILTKREKDVFKRLVDGKSTHDIAEELGISEKTVRNHISNGIQKLGVKGRAQAIVELLRIGELTL
- a CDS encoding MarR family transcriptional regulator, whose protein sequence is MSLTQSSSGEAVADIERNLRHIDSIIKQKGREILNDYMITPPQFIALHSLYEKGDTTIGDLSSRMFLACSTTTDLINRMEKASLVARVRDTKDRRIVRIHLLEEGEKIIKEVIKRRRQYVEDVLDNFSEEETAQLNALLSKMHIEMKVE
- the racE gene encoding glutamate racemase — encoded protein: MNRPIGVIDSGVGGLTVAKEMMRQLPKETIYYIGDTARCPYGPRLPGEVRQFTWEMTRFLERYDMKMLVIACNTATAVVLDEIKRQLPIPVVGVIQPGSRAAIKQTKNRRIAVLGTDGTVKSKAYEKAIAAIDPGAEVYALACPGFVPLVESGKYRSERAKQVVAHTLEPLKETPSDTVILGCTHYPLLEPIIADFMGEEVSVISSGDETAREVSAILEFNEMLSDSEQADHRFFTTGSVRAFNAIAADWLGDVPLNTKKIQLA
- a CDS encoding GerMN domain-containing protein, translated to MQKKCGLLLLLILSGCSAEPEEGLPVKVVYTEEEGDKPVAAEEKVMAELYVVDENGLLVPQIAAVEGNGQEEQAALIALAEGNIPAGFRSPLPEGTVIQDVELDGKTAIVSVGGAFANYPAEEEELVASAITWTVTGMGQADRVQIKFNGETLESMPKAGLPIAAGGMKREDGINLKAGYTDPGATKPITVYFTGQNEQGPYLVPVTRRISEDETDLIAASVKELAKGPAAGSGLMTSWPADTKLTKEPEVEDGRAVLQFNEAVLENNGEALVSSSLLKPLSLTLAATAQIESIGVEVEGHPEVKMETGAPLPASLTTPLFVNEESLPSAE
- the rph gene encoding ribonuclease PH, translated to MRTDGRTEKELRPVDIQTSFLTHPEGSVLISVGNTKVICTATIEDRVPPFMRGSGKGWVTAEYAMIPRATGQRNMRESTKGKVTGRTMEIQRLIGRALRAVVDLDVIGERTVWIDCDVIQADGGTRTAAITGAFVAMTLALHDLAIEKEFSVYPITDFLAATSVGIVKEHGVVVDLNYEEDSTAEVDMNVVMTGTGKFVEVQGTGEEATFSMNELQEMLQAAQSGLETLFDIQAEALGVAAELIYERKSVNE
- a CDS encoding XTP/dITP diphosphatase, translated to MNEVIVATRNAGKAKEFIRMFEPVGITVKTLLDYPDLPDVEETGKTFAENAFLKADFAARSTGRPAIADDSGLIIDALDGRPGVYSARYAGEEKNDQANNDKVRAEMKDVPREDRTGRFMCVLAVAFPDGRDPIYAEGRCEGIIGFEEAGQHGFGYDPLFIPEGYNVTMAQLDPEEKNRISHRANALESLRAQLPELAGEPE